ATTGCTCAACATGCACACAGCCCGCTGCACCTTGGCCAGATCACCCCCCGGCACCACTGTGGGCGGCTGGTAGTTGATGCCAACCTGTTCAGAGAGAAATGCTCCTGGTCAGAAAGCCATCAGCTGCAGTGAAGAACTGAACTGTTAATGGAAAAAGCACTTTCGTTTTCAAAGAGCCCCAACAAGCCTGGCAGTGCTGCGTGCAGTGTCACGAGAAACAGGCAGATTGTGGCAATTTGTAAATTACCACAGTACGAGTGCTGTAACAAAACGTAGCCCAGAATATGTATTCAATTTTACTTGTGGGATCATGATTATGCATCATACAGCCTTAATCCACAAGTACCAGGCTAAAGCCAGATTGAAACAGTAAGATGCTTCCTTTAAAATTCTGGTATAAAGAAGATGTCAGCACAAGTACAGTACCTGGCTGATCAACTGCAAGCAGTTTCTCCACCTCCTGTACCCTGTTCCAGGAAAGCCAGGTTAGGAGCCCAGGTGACTTTACCTTGAAGCcagtgggacaccagtccacaaaCTGGATGGTTCTCTTGGTCTTGATGGTGGCGATGGCAGCATTGACGTCTTTGGGCACCACATCCCCACGGTACAGCATGCAGCAGGCCATGTACTTGCCATGGCGGGGGTCACACTTCACCATCTGATTGGCCGGCTCGAAGCAGGCGTTGGTGATCTCGGCCACGGAGAGCTGCTCATGGTAGGCTTTTTCAGCGGAAATGACAGGGGCGTAGGTGACCAGGGGGAAGTGGATGCGAGGGTAAGGGACGAGATTGGTCTGGAACTCTGTCAGATCCACATTGAGAGCACCGTCAAAGCGCAAGGATGCAGTGATGGAAGACACAATCTGGCCAATCAGGCGGTTGAGGTTGGTGTAGGTAGGCCGTTCGATATCCAGGTTACGGCGGCAGATATCATAGATTGCCTCATTGTCCACCATAAACGCGCAGTCCGAGTGCTCCAGGGTGGTGTGGGTGGTCAGGATGGAGTTGTAGGGCTCCACAACAGCGGTGGACACCTGTCAGAAAGAGCAAGGAATTTAGCACACAGCGCAGCTCCTAGGTTTGTGACGGCTTCAGATACAAACATCGCTGAACGAGAACAGTTTTGGATTAAAGTTCTCACTCATGGGTCCCCTCCCCCCAGCTTTAAGAGGTTCATCTGTGGAACACTATGCCTTGTATTTCACACATGTGGAGGTTGTGACAAGCCGTGTGGAAGAGCACGGAGGGGTGTACCTGGGGCGCAGGGTAGATGGCAAACTCCAGCTTGGACTTCTTCCCGTAGTCCACAGACAGCCTCTCCATGAGCAGAGAGGCAAACCCAGAGCCAGTTCCGCCTCCAAAGCTATGGAAGATGAGGAAACCCTGCAGGCCCGTGCACTGGTCAGACTGcaggacacaggacaggacagaccATTGTGTTTTAGGGCCACAGGGTATTACTACACAACTCAGTTACAGGGAACCAGGATACACATCATTGTGTTTTGGAAGTGGTGACCCAAATGCCAAGTTCCGTACCCCCTCGACAGGACAGGCAGTCAGCAGCTCACCAGCTTGCGGATGCGATCCAGCACCAGGTCCACAATCTCCTTGCCGATGGTGTAATGCCCACGGGCGTAGTTGTTTGCTGCATCCTCCTTGCCAGTGATGAGCTGCTCAGGGTGGAACAGCTGCCGGTAGGTCCCCGTGCGAACCTCATCTGCACACAGCTCTGTGTTAGTGTGTGCCGTCTGCACAGCAGCCTACAGCCCCAGTCACTTCTCACCCACCCCACCCTGCAGCTGCTCAGTGTCAGCGCTTACTTTCAGACCAACTCTACCACTAATATGCTGTATAACCTGGATTTCTACatagttttcattttaactAGCATGCTTTACATAAGCATTTTACAAGCTCAGTTTTGGTGCAGACCTCCTCTCCAGTATTGCTAGTTCAGCCTGTTAATGCTACTGCCAGGCAGTCCTGCAAGCTCCTGCCACCCGCTTCTGTAATTTCCTACCCATCTTCATTCTGTGGTCAGTGAAGTTAGACAAACCAAGAGATGACTAAATCCATGAAGTGCTGAAAAAGTTTAACTAAGCAAGTAGTCAAAAGATTTGTGTAAGTTCTTCAGCAGATCTGCAGTCCTTTGAATGTTGGTGAAGTGGTGCTTTTATTGCCTTCAATTTAATCGATTATGACTGCAGTGCAAATGTAAAAGCCTTGAAAGATGGTTTGCATGGTTGTAGTATTTCTGTCACTCAGTATTAATACTACTAAGTATTTCAGTAATTAGATTTAGTAGTTATTGATCctaatagtaaaatattattactAAAATAAGTAATTGATTGCTTCCAAATCTGCCCAACCCACCAACCACCGTGGGCTCCAGGTCCACGAACACGGCCCTGGGCACGTGCTTGCCCGCCCCGGTCTCACTGAAGAAGGTGTTGAAGGAGTCGTCTCCGCCGCCGATGGTCTTGTCGCTGGGCATCTGGCCATCGGGCTGGATGCCGTGCTCCAGGCAGTACAGCTCCCAGCAGGCGTTGCCTATCTGCACACCCGCCTGGCCCACATGGATGGAGATGCACTCACGCTGAAACAAGGGGGCAGAGAGGCTGGTGAGGCTGTGCAGTGCTGCCTCTGCCCTGGCACCTCAGTCGCCACCCTGCCTGCGCCCCGTGCAGACAGCATGACAATGTGCTTTTCAACATCAAAGATTCAGTTGTCCTCAAGGCACATGCTTACACATTACTTTTAGAAATGTCCCAACTAAAACCACTTCCAACGGATACGATGTACTCAGGCTGCCAAATCCGTAGCAGGTGTTTTCGGCAGTGCCTGCAGTACAGACTGGAGGTGATTCACTAATCCGTCAGGCCCGTGTCTCCAGGGTCGCAGGCCCGGCAGCGAGCCGGGACACAGCCCAGCTTCGCAATAAGGAGCCATTTTTGCTTCCCAACATTTTGTAAAGGGGAGAGCCAGGTTAACACCCCAAGAGTACCGAAACCACCGGGCTTTGCGAGCTACCAGATCACAGACCAACGGCCAAAGCGCACTAAATCACTCCGACTACACATCTTCATGGGGGGTTGAACACGAAGGCCTTGAGAGCCGGAACTTCGGGAGCTGCAATCTTGCACGTGTGGGGGCTGAAGTCTCCCGCCAAGACGAGTGACGCGCGTCCCGCACGCGGCCCACACGGCACGCAGGCCTGGGATTACAGACCGCGGCACGTTTACTATACACCGCCTCGCTAAGATGACCCGACGGTGGAGCAGGGAGGTTTTTTAGGAGTATTTGCGAGCGGTTTCGCGCAGTTTTCCAGACTCTCCCGGCAGCAGCGGGGGTGGCGGCGGTTAGTTTTCAAACTGCACAGGCGGACATTCCGCCGCGCGCCCCCTACTGTTGCCATGGAGATTAGatgcacccccccacacacacacacagaaccaGCACTTCAGCTCATACCAACCCAGCTGGGCCGCTTGGTACCGCTCGGCCCGTTTCAACTGGAGCCACCAGCCCGCCACCCTTGTGTCGCCTGCCAGCAACCGTATTTTGTTTTTAGGGAAAAAGACCACAAACGAGAAGACACGAAAGAGTGTACAGCATTGCGAGACTGGTAACTGTACTTTAAACCGATAATGTATCATAATGTCTTACCATAATTTGCTTTCCAAAAGTCGAACACAGTCACAAAAATAACTCCCACCTTCTCGCCTCCTACCGCCGGAGAACTTAACGGTCGCCTAATGACGAGCGAGCGCGAATTCTTGTTTTAAACGGTCCTCGTCTCGTAAGACCCGCCTACCACCTCGCGTCATCGGATAGGGCAgcgttcttttttattttcattgcgcACGCAGGCCGTCTATCAAACGGTTCGTGAAAGTGATTGGATAAAGAAAGTGATTTAAATATAAGGTCGCGGCTTAGCGGGAATGCGCGCATTTCCCATAATGCAGCACTGGCATTTTTAGAGCGGGCAGTACGTCATCGACCGGTATTTTTTCAACTACATAAAGGCGCGAAAAATCGgttaactttaaaatgtttaatttaaaagcaaaatacatttcaagCATGGAAAATGTACCGCACAATCACggtacaaaaacaaatataaagtaCACGGTGTTacgttttcttttaaatgtaaaaaaatgccaAGATATTTAATATTCGATAAAATATGAATAACTTTAACATATTGTTTATATAGTTTTTACTGATTTCCAATTATGTGTTTTGGTCCTGACCTCAGAATTAAAGTGTTATGTCTTTTTCGAGAGGGAGACTGTGGGGAATCTGAATTAGTGCTCGTTTGCCGTTTTTTAAAGCTGTTATTTAACGACGTCTTTCGTTGATCAAGATGGAGTGCAGAAAACCTTGACGATAGAAAGGGCGTTCATAGAAAGCATGAGGTTAACCATTTATCCCGTTAAAGTCCCACGTTAAGGACCGAGGGGCGACACCGGGACGGACTGAGACCCCGCCGACAGGCCGGGCTAGCCGGGTCCGAAGGCAATACGAGACCgtaaatataaacaaaatgaCAAACGTTTGCAGAATTAGGCACTGACGTATTTTATTTGTACATGTGCAAAAGCAGACATTTCGTAAGCAGCCTGTTGTGAGAAGATACTCGTTATCGCTTAATTATGCGCGCTGGCTCTCCCTCGAAACTGTTTTTCACACATCTGATGTTAGcactgaattttaattaaaagcataAACTTTCACATAAGCCGTCAAATTAATGAACACTTCCTCGGGTATAGCCAGCGTCTAGAAATTAAACCAAATAAAATGCCCCATTGCTTTCTAACTCTGTATTGTACTCTTGTCGATCAGATGGATTATGCCATGCAGGCTCTATGCACAGAGCCCAGTGTCACTCAGATCCCAGTCCTGGAGTCTTCTGTTTAATCAGGCTAATTGATCCTTTAATTGGGGTTCTTGCTTGATTAGACCTTTTCAATCTGTTTTTGCACTCGTGTTTCAGAGAAtctgttgtgagttgcagggctgCATGAGgctcagtggtcagcattgcagcctctcagcgctggggccctgggctctattccagacctgggctgctgtcgctgtggagtctgcatgttctcctcgaGTTTGTGTGGGTATACTGTGGGGGCTCCACATTCCGAGAACACACTGGtagatgaattggcttctggattgcccctggtgtgagtgtgtgtccccAGGCTTGTGTCCGTTGTTTGCTGGGGTCGGCTCCGGCTCTCCACGGCCCTGAACTCAATGACACGGCAGCCGACACGTTGTGTTGCctgtcttctctttccagcaggaataaacctttggcTTGTTCTTCTGCAGCCtctgcatgctgacgcagctccctgcttgagCTTACTGAATAAGAGTTCGGATGGAGAAAAAGACAGAAGAGAGGGGTTGAGAAGCACTCTTGTGACCCTCTGTTTTCCAATTGccttcttttaataataataataataataataataataataataataataataataataattgcttacacttatatagtgctattctggacaccccactcaaagtgctttacaggtaatggggatcccctccaccaccaccaatgtgcagccccacctggatgatgcgacagcagccatagtgcgccagaacgctcaccacacacaagctctcagtggggaggagagcagagtgatgaagccaattcataaatggggattataaggaagccatgattagtaaagggggaaatttgcccaggacgccggggttacacccctactcttttcaagaaacgccctgggattttttttgtGATAATGCTCAGTGCAGAGTGGCCACAGATGGTTATTCCCAATGCTTCCTCTCTAAGATTTCAGGGTGCTGTGTGGAACCAGCTGCCCAGTTATGTCGCTGAAGCCAAAACCCTTGTTTCTTTCCAGAgaaggctggatgagatcctgggatcaatcaCTACTCACTACCTAACAGGCCAGTTGGGCTGAATGGCTCCTCTCCTTTTTAACTTTCCAGCTTTCTGCTGAGAGGGGCTCAGATCGGCTTTTCAGCCCTTAACATGAGCAGGCAGTGATGAGCTTTGGGAAGAGTTAATAGTGCTTCTCTGCAGGGCTGGTGATTAACAGCACCACTGCGGTGCCAGGCAGTTGGAGTGTGTCTCAGCCTTTAAGAACACATTTAGGAACTTCGTGCTCTGAGCACAGATGGCTGTGTGGGAACAGCACTGCGAGAGATCCCAGCCCAGGAGTGTCCGCTGGGAATGatgaataatgaaaaatgtgCCACATACCCATGAAAATAAAGCACTCGAGCACTGCGCTGCACACAGACTGGTACAGATGGGTTCCGTTGCAGGTACGGCCGTATGAAAACAGAGTGCGTCAGAGCAGACATAATCCCTGAGATCTGAGATCAGTTTTTACAGCAAACTAAACGATTGCTTTATACAGAAGTGTGTTGGTGCCaatgcagtaaaaataaaatagatcaTCTGAGTGAGACTTTATCGCATTTGTATCATTTGCAGAAACTGGGAGGTGGGGGTCTGCCTTCACCagtgtttttttgtgatttaacCCTTTATTTAGCCAGGTAAGTGAACAGGGAACAGACTCTGATTTACCCGCTGACGCAGCGTGCCCTGCCTGAGACGTGAACTGGCAGCCCCCTCACCCTCTGCCGTGGACAGTGCTGTCGTGAGCGTGACCTCAGGCTCTCGGACCTTCGCAGGGTCCAGGGAGCACAGGGAGAGGAGTGGAGGCCTGTGAGAAACGACTTTAGTCTGGTTCAGACCCTTCCCATCCTCTGACACCCCCTCTGCTCCATCTCTCGCCGCTGATTTCTCGCTTTAAAGACCTTTCCAACTTCATTTCACAATTCAATATTGATTTAcatcacatttaaaacattcttaataataattagtAATAATTCTTCACACTTATAAAGTGCTTAGCgccgtggctggaaggttgctggttcatttcccacggccggcagaggaacccTACTCctctgggcccctgagcgaggcccttaactccagctgctccaggggcgctgtataaatggctgaccctgcgctctgacccccagcttctctccccatctgtgtgcctgtgtgtctcatggagagcaagccggGATATGCGATAAAGACAAAATCCTAAAGCAAGAAAcggtatatggctaataaagtgatcttatctaatcttccctggacactccactcaaagcgctttacaggtaatggggatcccctccaccaccgccagtgtgcagccccacctggatgatgctccagtactctgcccacacaccagctctcagtggcaaagagagcagagtgatgaagccagttcagagatggggatgtTGTTGtcgctattattattattattattactattaatattATCAACTTGAACAAGACACTGGCTCTAGAGTGTCACGCAGTCTGTAACTGCTTAATTGCGGCTGTGCCTGGGAGGCTGGTTTCGAAGCTCACGTCCTCTTCTTCCCCGGCAGCAGCCAGGCTTGAAGCCGTCGCCCCCTGCGTGGGGCCGGTGTCTCTGCAGGTGGCTGGGGGGAGGGGTAGGCCTGTCTGGCGGCTAAGGGGTTAAAGGGGGTGCGCGCCGGGACTGGGGCTCCGACCCGCTGCAGCTATCCCTTCTCCTCCCGACCCCAGGAGTGCCCCCTATCCCTCAGCCACGCACGGGCTGCGCCTGCTCCAGCGCTTCTCCCGCTCGGCCCGGAGTCCAGTCCCACTTCTCTAGTGCAACACACACAAGTGTCGCAATTCCAGGGCCCGCCCCCCGGACGGGTGATCTCCGGAACAGACGGGCCCGGCCGCCCAATCACAGCGCCCTCCCGGGGGAGCCAGCCAATGAGCGGGCGGCACGGGGGGCGGACCCCCGCTGAAGCAGATTCTTGCTCTGTTCTTTAAGTCTGAGAGAATTCAAGATGGCCGCCCCAGGTAGGTGTTTATTTCAGGAATCATAATACTGTGCTGAAGGTGAATCCGAGGCGAGCAGGGCTGCGATTGTCTGTCCGCCCCTTTCGCGTTCGTTTGTTCGCACACCGGAGGACTGTGGAGGCCACTGTTAGGCCCCTGGGGTTAGAAATGCTACTTTTGACCACCGGAGTGAACAAGTAAGCCCCGTTCGCTTTAATTAAACTCGACCTGCTCTGAAAGTACAGAAACCGGGTGTAGGTGACGCCTCGCTGGCGGGGGGAGCCGGGGACGTGTTTCGGGGGGGGGATGGGGTTTGCGCGCCGCTGGTGGAACATCCCCGTGAGTCGGAGAGCTGGCCGTGCCCCCGCCGGGCGGGGAAGCCGTCACCCGTGGAAAGTTCACGGCGTGTTTTCCGCGCTCAGACACACCTGTGCGTTTCCATCGGGGGGCCGCCGCGCAGCTCTTCCGCCTCTGGCACGTGTGTGGGCTTGTCGGACCCGCGGGGACGCGGCGCGTCCGCAGGTGTGTCGCCCGTGCGAGTGGGGTCCCGTCCTGCCCGGGGTGACCCCCGCACCTGCCGGGCCCCCGGAACACGTCCCACGGCTCCCCGAGCGAGTACCCCGCCCGCCTGGGCTCGCCGGCCGGCTGTCTTCTCACTGCCCGCCGAGCGGGGCAGCTGGACCGGAGCCGGCGTGCGGCTGACGGAGATCCGGGTACCGTCAGCAGCGCGTCACGGGTGCCCGAGTCAGCCCTGTGCGGGCTCTGACCCCGTCCCTCACCCCTCACCCCTCACCCAGCCGGGGGCCAGCTCAGGGCGTCCCGGCGAGGCTGTGGGGACACCTCCGCTGGGTCCTGTGGGGGTCCGGTGACCCCGTGAGCAGGCCGGCTGGACCGGCGAGCAGGCGGGCAGTGTTTTTGAGCCGAGGCTCTCGCTGGGGAGGAAGACGAAGGGTCAGGTGGCTCGCTGCAGCAGAGCCCGCCG
This genomic window from Lepisosteus oculatus isolate fLepOcu1 chromosome 2, fLepOcu1.hap2, whole genome shotgun sequence contains:
- the LOC102687936 gene encoding tubulin alpha chain, testis-specific, which produces MRECISIHVGQAGVQIGNACWELYCLEHGIQPDGQMPSDKTIGGGDDSFNTFFSETGAGKHVPRAVFVDLEPTVVDEVRTGTYRQLFHPEQLITGKEDAANNYARGHYTIGKEIVDLVLDRIRKLSDQCTGLQGFLIFHSFGGGTGSGFASLLMERLSVDYGKKSKLEFAIYPAPQVSTAVVEPYNSILTTHTTLEHSDCAFMVDNEAIYDICRRNLDIERPTYTNLNRLIGQIVSSITASLRFDGALNVDLTEFQTNLVPYPRIHFPLVTYAPVISAEKAYHEQLSVAEITNACFEPANQMVKCDPRHGKYMACCMLYRGDVVPKDVNAAIATIKTKRTIQFVDWCPTGFKVGINYQPPTVVPGGDLAKVQRAVCMLSNTTAIAEAWARLDHKFDLMYAKRAFVHWYVGEGMEEGEFSEAREDLAALEKDYEEVGVDSVEGEAEEGEEL